Proteins from a single region of Flavobacterium sp. YJ01:
- a CDS encoding DMT family transporter — MSQNNVLKGVFFVALGATTYGMLATFVKIAYSEGYTTAEVTSSQFIYGITGILLINLFQRIKNKNQAVKATPKNIFSLMLAGTSLGMTSLFFYLAVKYIPVSIGIVLLMQTVWMGVLLEMILEKKLPSKQKVIAVFIVLFGTVLATNIINNDITLDWRGLAWGIMAAASFTTTMFTANRVATEISSAQRSLYMLLGGSVIVFSFAFFTQVSPFNLEIFLKWGIVLALFGTIIPPMLMNAGFPLTGIGLGSIVSALELPVSVMMAYVLLNETVVFSQWVGIVLIILAIIIMNVNFKAKNNPK, encoded by the coding sequence ATGTCTCAAAACAATGTTTTAAAAGGTGTTTTTTTTGTTGCTTTAGGTGCAACAACATACGGAATGCTAGCTACTTTTGTCAAAATAGCTTATTCTGAAGGATACACTACGGCAGAAGTTACAAGCTCTCAATTTATTTATGGAATTACAGGAATTCTTTTAATCAATCTTTTTCAGAGAATTAAAAATAAAAATCAAGCGGTTAAAGCAACTCCAAAAAACATATTTAGTTTAATGCTTGCTGGAACTTCTTTAGGAATGACCAGTTTATTCTTTTATCTGGCTGTAAAATACATTCCAGTTTCTATCGGAATCGTTTTATTGATGCAAACCGTTTGGATGGGAGTTTTACTTGAAATGATTTTAGAAAAAAAATTGCCTTCAAAACAAAAAGTCATTGCTGTATTTATTGTGCTTTTCGGAACGGTATTAGCAACAAACATTATAAACAATGATATTACGTTAGACTGGAGAGGTTTAGCATGGGGAATAATGGCAGCAGCTTCATTTACTACCACGATGTTTACTGCAAATCGAGTGGCAACCGAGATTTCGTCAGCGCAAAGAAGTCTTTATATGCTCTTAGGCGGATCTGTTATTGTATTTTCTTTTGCGTTTTTTACGCAGGTTTCTCCTTTCAATCTTGAAATTTTCTTAAAATGGGGAATTGTTTTGGCTCTGTTCGGAACCATAATTCCTCCAATGTTGATGAATGCAGGATTTCCTTTAACTGGTATCGGACTTGGAAGTATTGTATCGGCGCTTGAATTGCCCGTATCTGTAATGATGGCTTACGTTTTATTAAATGAAACAGTAGTTTTTTCGCAATGGGTTGGAATTGTTCTAATTATTCTTGCCATTATTATTATGAATGTAAATTTCAAGGCAAAAAATAATCCAAAGTAA
- a CDS encoding DoxX family protein, producing MILPWHLYLMAFLYIGAGINHFRKPRMYIKIIPPFFQNTKLINILSGAAEIILGILLTIPATKIFAAWGIIALLIAVFPANLYMFQNKKAGFGLPRWILFVRLLLQIVLIYWAYQYIF from the coding sequence ATGATTCTACCCTGGCATTTATATTTAATGGCTTTTCTATATATAGGTGCTGGAATTAATCATTTTAGAAAGCCAAGAATGTATATTAAAATCATTCCGCCTTTCTTTCAGAATACTAAATTAATAAATATTTTAAGTGGTGCTGCCGAAATAATATTAGGCATTCTGCTGACTATACCTGCGACAAAAATTTTCGCCGCCTGGGGAATTATAGCTTTACTTATTGCTGTTTTTCCCGCAAATTTATACATGTTTCAAAATAAAAAAGCAGGTTTTGGTTTACCAAGATGGATTTTATTTGTACGTTTGCTCTTACAAATTGTTTTAATTTATTGGGCTTACCAATATATATTCTAA
- the aqpZ gene encoding aquaporin Z, with translation MKKLFAEFFGTYWLVFGGCGSALFAAGFPELGIGFAGVALAFGLTVVAMAYAVGHISGGHFNPAVSFGLWAGGKFPIKDLIPYIIAQCIGAIAAAGTLYTIASGKAGFAIDNTKAGAFASNGFGAFSPDGYSLQACFIAEFVLTLLFILIILGSTDKFANSNFCGIAIGLTLTVIHLVSIPITNTSVNPARSLSQAVFTGGEPLSQVWLFWAAPILGAIAAGFIYKNLLQQEGEPEKIVL, from the coding sequence ATGAAAAAATTATTTGCTGAGTTCTTCGGAACTTACTGGCTTGTTTTTGGCGGTTGCGGAAGTGCCCTATTTGCTGCGGGTTTTCCTGAATTAGGAATTGGATTTGCTGGTGTTGCACTTGCTTTTGGTTTAACAGTAGTAGCGATGGCTTATGCCGTTGGACACATTTCTGGAGGACATTTTAATCCAGCCGTTTCTTTTGGATTATGGGCAGGAGGAAAATTTCCGATTAAAGATCTAATTCCATATATAATAGCACAATGTATTGGTGCTATAGCTGCAGCTGGTACATTATATACTATTGCATCTGGAAAAGCTGGTTTTGCAATAGACAACACTAAAGCTGGAGCATTTGCATCAAATGGTTTTGGAGCCTTCTCTCCTGATGGCTATTCTTTACAAGCCTGTTTTATAGCTGAATTTGTTCTTACACTACTCTTTATTTTAATTATTCTTGGCTCAACAGACAAATTTGCTAACAGCAATTTTTGCGGTATTGCAATTGGTTTAACACTTACCGTAATTCATTTAGTTAGTATTCCAATTACAAATACTTCTGTAAATCCTGCAAGATCGCTTTCTCAGGCGGTTTTTACTGGAGGCGAACCATTATCTCAGGTTTGGCTTTTCTGGGCAGCACCAATTTTGGGCGCAATCGCGGCAGGATTTATCTATAAAAATCTATTACAGCAAGAAGGTGAACCTGAAAAAATAGTATTATAA
- a CDS encoding sterol desaturase family protein: MNEIISYFSTIPSSHRSLILIGGITIFWLIENSFPLFRMQYKKWPHAGINFFFTFTTIIVNFILAFILIKTASWTTENHFGILQWLPEMPIWLYTLIGLLLLDLIGAYLAHFVQHKFKYLWQFHLVHHTDTWIDTTTANRHHPGESVIRFIFTTLGVLIVGSPMWMVFLYQSLSVVASQFNHANISLPEKLDIFMSYFIVSPNMHKVHHHYVLPYTDSNYGNIFSVWDRLFGTFTYLPKDQLIYGVDTHMKPEENNKLKNLLKIPFEKSRSFKNS; encoded by the coding sequence ATGAACGAAATTATTTCTTACTTCAGTACAATTCCATCTTCGCACAGAAGTCTTATTCTTATTGGCGGAATTACTATTTTTTGGTTAATTGAAAACTCTTTTCCTTTATTCAGAATGCAATATAAAAAATGGCCGCATGCTGGAATAAATTTCTTTTTCACATTTACAACAATTATTGTCAATTTTATTTTGGCTTTCATTTTAATAAAAACGGCAAGCTGGACAACAGAAAATCATTTTGGAATTTTACAATGGCTGCCAGAAATGCCTATTTGGCTTTATACCTTAATCGGTTTATTGCTTTTGGATTTAATTGGCGCTTATTTAGCGCATTTCGTTCAACATAAATTCAAATATCTGTGGCAATTTCATTTAGTCCATCATACCGATACTTGGATTGATACCACAACTGCAAATAGGCATCATCCTGGAGAAAGTGTAATTCGTTTTATATTTACCACTTTAGGCGTTTTAATTGTTGGTTCTCCAATGTGGATGGTTTTTCTATATCAATCTCTTTCTGTCGTCGCTTCACAATTTAATCATGCTAATATTTCATTGCCAGAGAAACTAGATATTTTTATGAGTTATTTTATCGTTTCTCCAAATATGCACAAAGTACATCATCATTATGTTCTGCCTTATACAGATAGCAATTATGGAAATATATTTTCGGTTTGGGACAGACTTTTTGGAACTTTTACCTACCTTCCTAAAGATCAATTAATCTATGGAGTTGACACGCACATGAAGCCAGAAGAAAATAATAAACTGAAGAATCTGTTAAAAATTCCATTTGAAAAATCAAGATCCTTTAAAAACAGCTAA
- a CDS encoding DUF2805 domain-containing protein, which translates to MKKSSRKELTWEQTERLVSLALEEKNPFEIIKKEFGLAEKEVLEIMKKKMPLEKFEMWKKKAIANKPKPKPVKIDDFDEDLDGKYYIKNKLD; encoded by the coding sequence ATGAAAAAGAGTAGCCGCAAAGAATTGACTTGGGAGCAAACCGAAAGACTTGTTTCGTTAGCTTTAGAAGAAAAAAATCCATTTGAAATTATAAAAAAAGAATTTGGATTAGCAGAAAAAGAAGTTCTGGAAATCATGAAAAAGAAGATGCCTCTTGAAAAATTTGAGATGTGGAAAAAGAAGGCAATCGCAAACAAACCAAAACCAAAACCAGTAAAAATAGATGATTTTGATGAAGATTTGGATGGAAAATATTATATAAAAAATAAACTAGACTAA
- a CDS encoding peptidase M61 — translation MKKILYTLALAVTFWSCKTGSTGAAKSNTVEVNINLTDVKDDKVLVTVTPPAIKTDEIVYSIPKTVPGTYSTDNYGKYSEDFKAFDAKGNALTVKRLDDNSWSISNAKTLKKITYLVNDTFDTEKGTGFGNDDVFSPAGTNIDAGKNFMLNTHGFVGYFQDKLDVPYKVTITHPDTLWGATSMTDEDASNTSDVFSTSRYAILVENPIMYSKPDYTTFNVNGMDILIAVYSPTGKYTAESITPEMKTMMTAQKNFLGKVNSTKKYTVLVYLSSMAKDDAHGFGALEHPTATTVVLPESMPKEKLVETMKDVVSHEFFHIVTPLTIHSKEIQFFDYNAPKMSEHLWMYEGVTEYFANLFQINQGLIDEAEFYTRIADKIEQAKGLNDTMSFTVMSKNVLEQPYKDQYLNVYQKGALIGMCIDIIIREKSNGERGILDLMHKLSDEYGVEKPFNDDELFAKITSLTYPEVGEFLNKYVAGTTPIPYDFYLAKVGVSKATEKKPGNPFIKGQVPNITIDKATKEITVRAESESIEFFKNLKLKGGDKILTVNDKSYNLDNIYDLITESENWKENDPITLKIKRGAKEETIKGTVKLPYDEAETFKATDASKEKLKNAWLKG, via the coding sequence ATGAAAAAAATACTTTACACCTTAGCTCTAGCGGTTACATTTTGGAGCTGTAAAACAGGTAGCACTGGTGCCGCAAAAAGCAATACGGTAGAAGTTAATATCAATCTAACCGACGTTAAAGATGATAAAGTGCTGGTAACAGTAACACCTCCAGCAATTAAAACAGACGAAATTGTTTATAGTATTCCGAAAACAGTTCCAGGAACTTATTCTACAGATAATTACGGAAAATATTCAGAAGACTTCAAAGCTTTTGATGCTAAAGGAAATGCATTAACTGTAAAAAGATTAGACGACAATTCTTGGTCTATCTCAAATGCAAAAACTTTAAAGAAAATCACTTATTTGGTAAACGATACTTTCGATACTGAAAAAGGAACAGGATTTGGTAATGATGACGTTTTTTCTCCAGCAGGAACTAACATTGATGCAGGCAAAAACTTCATGCTAAATACTCATGGTTTTGTTGGATATTTTCAAGATAAATTAGATGTTCCGTACAAAGTTACTATTACACATCCTGACACGCTTTGGGGCGCAACTTCTATGACAGATGAAGATGCAAGTAATACTTCAGATGTGTTTTCAACTTCTCGTTATGCTATTTTAGTAGAAAATCCAATTATGTATTCTAAACCTGATTACACTACATTTAATGTAAATGGAATGGATATTTTAATTGCGGTTTACTCTCCTACTGGAAAATATACTGCAGAAAGCATTACGCCAGAAATGAAAACTATGATGACGGCGCAGAAAAACTTTTTAGGAAAAGTAAATTCTACTAAAAAATATACTGTTTTAGTCTATTTATCAAGCATGGCAAAAGATGATGCACATGGTTTTGGAGCTTTAGAACATCCTACAGCGACTACGGTAGTTTTGCCAGAATCTATGCCAAAAGAAAAATTAGTTGAAACGATGAAAGATGTAGTTTCTCACGAGTTTTTCCACATTGTTACGCCATTGACAATTCATTCAAAAGAAATTCAATTCTTTGATTATAATGCGCCAAAAATGTCTGAGCATTTATGGATGTACGAAGGTGTTACAGAATATTTTGCTAATCTTTTCCAAATCAACCAAGGTTTAATTGATGAAGCAGAATTCTACACTAGAATTGCAGATAAAATTGAACAAGCTAAAGGATTAAACGATACAATGTCATTTACTGTAATGAGTAAAAACGTTTTAGAGCAACCTTACAAAGATCAATATTTAAATGTGTATCAAAAAGGAGCTTTAATTGGTATGTGTATCGATATTATCATTAGAGAGAAAAGCAACGGAGAAAGAGGTATTTTAGATTTAATGCACAAATTATCTGATGAATATGGTGTTGAAAAACCATTTAATGATGATGAATTGTTTGCTAAAATCACTTCATTAACTTACCCAGAAGTTGGAGAATTCTTAAACAAATATGTAGCAGGAACAACTCCAATTCCTTACGATTTTTATTTAGCTAAAGTTGGAGTTTCAAAAGCTACTGAGAAAAAACCTGGAAATCCTTTCATTAAAGGACAAGTTCCAAATATTACTATCGACAAAGCAACAAAAGAAATTACTGTTCGCGCTGAGTCTGAATCTATTGAATTCTTCAAAAACCTTAAATTAAAAGGTGGTGATAAAATTTTAACTGTAAATGATAAATCATACAATTTAGATAATATTTATGATTTGATTACAGAAAGCGAAAATTGGAAAGAAAACGATCCAATTACACTAAAAATAAAACGTGGTGCAAAAGAAGAAACTATCAAAGGAACTGTAAAATTACCATACGATGAAGCTGAAACTTTTAAAGCTACTGATGCTTCAAAAGAGAAACTTAAAAATGCATGGCTAAAAGGATAA
- a CDS encoding GH92 family glycosyl hydrolase, which translates to MLQKTPFRFVAGALLLAFSLSTSAQKKPSESKNLIQYVDSMIGTAKMGHTYPGATVPFGSVQLSPETDTIAYGLNGKYNGEVYKYCAGYQYEDKTIVGFSHTHFSGTGHSDLGDFLIMPTTGKLQLNPGVASKPLSGYRSAFSHSTEKAEPAYYSVFLEDHKIKAELTATTRVGMHQYTFPKSDEAHIILDLTSGIYNYDKKNVWTFVRVENDTLITGYRQTNGWARTRTVYFAMSFSKPIKSYGQAAQEKSVYRGFWGRFDQTKNFPEMAGQNLKLFFDFDTNEGEKIKIKMALSPVSSAGALENMKKETPDWDFEKVKKQSQEVWNKELNKVQVETIQKEDLVNFYTAMYHAFLGPTEYMDLDRNYKGLDMNVHKAENFTNYTSYSLWDTYRALHPLFNIVQPKRNADMVSSMLAHSDQSVHKMLPIWSHYANENWCMIGYHSVSVVADAIVKGNISFDAEKALQACVNTAKVPYYDGLEYYMKQGYVPEDKNGSSVSKTLEYAYDDWAIAQAAKKLGKTDIYNEFIERSKNYKNVYDEKTGFMRPKLNDGTFKKEFDPLDTHGQGFIEGNSWNYSLYVPQDPADMIKMMGGNDKFKVRLDSLFNMHLPDKYFENTEDITRDGIIGNYVHGNEPSHHVVYLYNWTDSPWKSQDKIRMILKKMYRNGADGLGGNDDFGQMSAWYIFSSLGFYPVAPGSDEYALGSPLMKNAVLNLENGKTFEVATVNQSDKNVFVSKVLLNGKQLEKPFLKHADVINGGKITFYMSSKPNKKSY; encoded by the coding sequence ATGTTGCAAAAAACTCCTTTTCGTTTTGTAGCGGGAGCATTATTACTTGCTTTTTCTCTTTCTACAAGTGCACAAAAAAAACCTAGCGAATCTAAAAATCTAATCCAATATGTTGATTCAATGATTGGAACAGCAAAAATGGGGCATACTTATCCTGGCGCAACTGTGCCTTTTGGGAGCGTGCAGTTAAGTCCAGAAACCGATACAATCGCTTACGGATTAAATGGAAAATACAATGGCGAAGTCTATAAATATTGTGCAGGTTATCAATATGAAGACAAAACGATTGTAGGTTTCAGTCACACTCATTTCAGCGGTACAGGGCATTCTGATTTAGGCGATTTTTTAATTATGCCGACGACAGGAAAATTGCAATTAAATCCTGGTGTTGCTTCAAAACCTTTGTCAGGTTACAGATCGGCATTTTCACATTCTACAGAAAAAGCAGAACCAGCTTACTACAGCGTTTTTCTAGAAGATCATAAAATTAAGGCAGAATTGACGGCAACAACTCGAGTTGGAATGCATCAATATACGTTTCCAAAATCTGATGAAGCGCATATTATTTTGGATCTTACTTCGGGAATTTACAATTATGATAAAAAGAATGTTTGGACTTTTGTTCGTGTAGAAAACGATACTTTAATTACTGGTTATCGCCAGACAAATGGTTGGGCGAGAACTAGAACGGTTTATTTTGCAATGTCTTTTAGCAAACCAATTAAAAGTTACGGACAAGCAGCACAAGAAAAAAGTGTGTATAGAGGTTTCTGGGGAAGATTTGATCAGACGAAAAATTTCCCAGAAATGGCAGGACAAAATCTAAAATTATTCTTTGATTTTGATACGAATGAAGGTGAAAAAATCAAAATTAAAATGGCTTTATCGCCTGTAAGTTCAGCGGGAGCTTTAGAAAATATGAAAAAAGAAACTCCAGATTGGGATTTCGAAAAAGTAAAAAAACAAAGTCAGGAAGTTTGGAATAAAGAATTGAATAAAGTTCAGGTAGAAACGATTCAAAAAGAAGATTTAGTTAATTTTTATACTGCAATGTATCATGCCTTTTTAGGTCCGACTGAATACATGGATTTGGATCGAAATTATAAAGGCCTAGATATGAATGTTCATAAAGCAGAAAATTTCACCAATTATACGAGTTATTCACTTTGGGACACTTATCGTGCTTTACATCCATTATTCAACATTGTACAGCCAAAAAGAAACGCCGATATGGTAAGTTCAATGTTGGCGCACTCAGACCAAAGTGTGCATAAAATGCTTCCAATTTGGTCGCATTACGCTAATGAAAATTGGTGTATGATTGGGTATCATTCGGTTTCTGTTGTTGCCGATGCAATTGTAAAAGGCAATATTAGTTTTGATGCCGAAAAAGCACTTCAAGCTTGTGTAAATACTGCTAAAGTACCTTATTACGACGGACTGGAATATTACATGAAACAAGGTTATGTGCCAGAAGACAAGAATGGTTCATCGGTTTCTAAAACTTTAGAATATGCTTATGACGATTGGGCAATTGCACAGGCGGCGAAGAAATTAGGTAAAACAGATATTTATAATGAATTTATCGAAAGATCTAAAAATTATAAAAACGTTTACGACGAAAAAACAGGTTTTATGCGTCCAAAATTAAATGACGGAACGTTTAAAAAAGAATTTGATCCGCTTGATACGCATGGACAAGGTTTTATTGAAGGAAATTCATGGAATTACAGTTTATACGTTCCGCAAGATCCTGCTGATATGATTAAAATGATGGGAGGAAATGATAAATTTAAAGTTCGATTGGATTCGTTATTTAATATGCATCTTCCAGATAAATATTTCGAAAATACAGAAGATATTACAAGAGACGGAATTATCGGAAATTATGTTCACGGAAATGAGCCTTCTCATCACGTGGTTTATTTGTATAATTGGACAGATTCTCCTTGGAAATCGCAAGATAAAATCAGAATGATCTTGAAAAAAATGTACCGAAACGGTGCAGATGGTTTAGGAGGAAATGACGATTTCGGACAAATGAGCGCTTGGTATATTTTCAGCAGTTTAGGATTTTACCCAGTTGCGCCAGGTTCTGACGAATATGCTTTAGGAAGTCCACTAATGAAAAATGCTGTTTTGAATTTAGAAAATGGAAAAACTTTTGAAGTTGCAACGGTAAACCAATCCGATAAAAATGTGTTTGTGAGTAAAGTTTTGCTGAACGGAAAACAATTAGAAAAACCGTTTTTAAAACATGCAGATGTTATAAATGGTGGTAAGATTACGTTTTATATGAGCAGCAAACCTAATAAAAAGAGTTATTAA
- a CDS encoding AIR synthase related protein — protein MSSDSSKRYAQRGVSASKEDVHNAIKNIDKGLFPQAFCKIVPDYLTQDADHCLIMHADGAGTKSSLAYMYWKETGDLSVWKGIAQDALIMNIDDLLCVGATDNILLSSTIGRNKNLIPAEVISAIINGTEELINELKSFGVTIHSTGGETADVGDVVRTIIVDSTVTARMKRSDVVDNANIKAGDVIVGLASFGQATYEKGYNGGMGSNGLTSARHDVFGKYLAKKYPESYDAAVPEELIYSGQVNLTDEVENSPINAGQLVLSPTRTYAPIIKKILDKYTPEEIHGMVHCSGGAQTKILHFVKDLHIIKDNLFPVPPLFKLIQEQSKTDWKEMYQVFNCGHRMELYVPEDIAQDIIEISKSFNVDAQIVGRVEASEEKKLTISSEYGTFNY, from the coding sequence ATGAGTTCAGATTCTAGCAAAAGGTACGCGCAAAGAGGTGTTTCGGCATCAAAAGAAGACGTACACAACGCCATTAAAAACATTGACAAAGGTTTATTTCCACAGGCATTCTGTAAAATTGTTCCAGATTATTTGACACAAGATGCAGATCATTGCCTTATTATGCATGCCGATGGAGCAGGTACAAAGTCGTCTTTGGCTTATATGTACTGGAAAGAAACGGGAGATTTGTCTGTTTGGAAAGGAATTGCTCAAGATGCGTTAATTATGAATATTGACGATTTATTATGTGTTGGTGCAACAGATAATATTTTGCTTTCTTCGACTATTGGAAGAAATAAAAACTTAATTCCAGCTGAAGTTATTTCGGCAATCATTAATGGAACAGAAGAATTAATCAACGAATTAAAATCTTTTGGAGTGACGATTCATTCAACTGGAGGCGAAACTGCCGATGTTGGAGATGTTGTTCGTACTATTATTGTAGATTCTACCGTTACAGCTCGAATGAAACGTTCAGATGTTGTAGATAATGCAAATATTAAAGCTGGCGACGTAATTGTTGGTTTGGCTTCTTTCGGACAAGCAACTTACGAAAAAGGTTATAACGGAGGAATGGGAAGTAATGGACTTACTTCTGCACGTCACGACGTTTTCGGAAAATATTTGGCTAAAAAATATCCAGAAAGTTACGATGCTGCCGTTCCAGAAGAATTAATTTATTCAGGACAAGTTAATTTAACAGATGAAGTAGAAAATAGCCCAATCAATGCAGGACAATTAGTGCTTTCTCCAACAAGAACTTATGCGCCGATTATCAAGAAAATTTTAGATAAATATACTCCAGAAGAAATTCACGGAATGGTGCATTGCAGCGGAGGCGCGCAGACCAAAATTTTACATTTCGTAAAAGATTTACATATTATAAAAGACAATTTATTTCCAGTTCCGCCATTGTTTAAGTTAATCCAAGAGCAATCAAAAACGGATTGGAAAGAAATGTACCAAGTATTTAACTGCGGACACAGAATGGAACTTTATGTTCCTGAAGATATTGCGCAAGACATTATTGAAATCTCAAAATCTTTCAATGTTGATGCTCAAATCGTAGGTAGAGTAGAAGCTTCTGAAGAAAAGAAACTGACTATTAGTAGCGAATACGGAACATTCAATTATTAA
- a CDS encoding glutamine synthetase III: protein MSTLRFQALQEASNRKPVHFEEIDRKSNLFGSNVFNEKAMKQYLTSDALKGVRDAIQHGTKIDRKLADYIAMGIKEWALAKGVTHYTHWFQPLTGTTAEKHDAFFDTSYDGSDPVEKFGGAQLVQQEPDASSFPNGGIRNTFEARGYTAWDPTSPAFIYGTTLCIPTVFIAYTGEALDNKIPLLRALSAIDEAATEVCKYFDKNVKKVTATLGWEQEYFLIDKALANSRPDLMMTGRTLLGHTSAKGQQLDDHYFGSIPTRALTYMRDLEQECMLLGIPVKTRHNEVAPNQFELAPIFEETNLAVDHNSLLMDVMQRVAERHDFKVLFHEKPFKGVNGSGKHNNWSLATDTGVNLLSPSKTPMSNLQFLTFFINTIKAVNDYETLLRASIATASNDHRLGANEAPPAIISVFIGAQLSKVLLELESVTTGKLSPEEKTDLKLNVVGKIPDVLLDNTDRNRTSPFAFTGNKFEFRAVGSNSNCSNAMTTLNAIVAKQLIDFKNEVENLIENKDMKKDDAIFNVLREYIKQSKKILFEGDGYSDAWEKEAAKRGLSNFKTTPEAIKAKVSKQALDLFAELGIFNHVEAEARYEIELEEYTKKIQIEGRVLGDIARNHVIPTAIRYQNTLIENVKGLKEIFGKEFENIAKEQITLIKEISGHIEGINTKVLAMTNERKKANQLTDAQKMAEAYCNKVKPYFEDIRNHCDKLELLVDDESWTLTKYRELLFTK, encoded by the coding sequence ATGTCAACATTACGTTTCCAAGCTTTACAAGAAGCTTCTAACAGAAAGCCGGTTCACTTTGAAGAAATTGATAGAAAATCGAATCTTTTTGGTTCAAATGTGTTTAATGAAAAAGCAATGAAGCAATATTTAACTTCGGATGCTTTAAAAGGAGTAAGAGATGCCATTCAGCACGGAACTAAAATTGACAGGAAACTGGCCGATTATATTGCAATGGGAATAAAAGAATGGGCTCTTGCAAAAGGAGTTACACATTATACACACTGGTTTCAGCCACTTACAGGAACAACAGCAGAAAAACATGATGCTTTTTTTGATACTTCTTATGATGGAAGTGATCCTGTAGAAAAATTTGGCGGTGCACAATTAGTGCAGCAAGAACCAGATGCATCTAGTTTTCCAAATGGTGGAATCCGTAATACATTCGAAGCAAGAGGTTATACGGCTTGGGATCCAACTTCGCCAGCCTTTATATATGGAACAACTTTATGTATTCCGACGGTTTTTATCGCTTACACGGGTGAAGCTTTAGATAATAAGATACCTTTATTAAGAGCATTATCTGCAATTGATGAAGCGGCTACAGAGGTTTGTAAATATTTTGACAAAAATGTAAAAAAGGTAACGGCAACTTTAGGTTGGGAACAAGAATATTTCTTGATTGATAAAGCCTTAGCAAATTCTCGCCCAGACTTAATGATGACAGGAAGAACTTTATTAGGACACACTTCTGCAAAAGGTCAGCAATTAGACGATCATTATTTCGGATCAATTCCAACTCGTGCACTTACTTATATGAGAGATTTAGAGCAGGAGTGTATGTTGTTGGGAATTCCGGTAAAAACACGCCATAATGAAGTTGCACCAAATCAGTTTGAGTTGGCTCCAATTTTCGAAGAAACAAATCTTGCCGTAGATCATAACTCCTTATTAATGGATGTAATGCAGAGAGTGGCAGAGCGTCACGATTTTAAAGTGTTATTTCACGAAAAACCATTTAAAGGTGTAAACGGTTCAGGAAAACACAATAACTGGTCATTGGCAACAGATACGGGAGTTAATTTATTAAGTCCGAGTAAAACGCCAATGAGCAATTTGCAATTTTTGACTTTCTTTATTAATACCATAAAAGCGGTTAATGATTATGAAACTTTATTAAGAGCTTCAATTGCAACAGCAAGTAACGATCATAGATTAGGAGCAAATGAAGCGCCGCCAGCTATCATTTCTGTGTTCATTGGAGCACAATTATCAAAAGTTTTACTTGAGTTAGAAAGCGTAACAACTGGAAAACTTTCGCCAGAAGAAAAAACAGATTTAAAATTGAACGTTGTCGGAAAAATTCCAGACGTACTATTAGACAATACAGATCGTAACAGAACTTCTCCATTTGCTTTTACAGGAAATAAATTTGAGTTTAGAGCCGTTGGTTCAAATTCAAACTGTTCAAACGCGATGACGACTTTAAATGCAATTGTTGCAAAACAATTGATTGATTTTAAAAATGAAGTCGAAAATCTGATTGAGAATAAAGACATGAAAAAAGATGATGCTATTTTTAATGTTTTAAGAGAATACATCAAACAATCTAAGAAAATTCTTTTTGAAGGTGACGGTTATAGCGACGCGTGGGAAAAAGAAGCTGCAAAAAGAGGTTTAAGCAATTTTAAAACAACTCCAGAAGCGATAAAAGCGAAAGTTTCTAAACAGGCTTTAGATTTATTTGCAGAATTAGGAATCTTTAATCACGTTGAAGCCGAAGCACGTTACGAAATTGAATTGGAAGAATACACTAAAAAAATCCAAATTGAAGGAAGAGTTTTAGGTGATATTGCTAGAAATCATGTAATTCCAACAGCGATTCGTTATCAAAATACTTTAATTGAAAACGTAAAAGGATTAAAAGAAATTTTCGGAAAAGAATTTGAAAATATCGCAAAAGAGCAGATTACTTTAATTAAAGAAATTTCAGGTCATATTGAAGGAATTAATACAAAAGTATTAGCAATGACAAATGAAAGAAAGAAAGCCAATCAATTAACAGACGCTCAAAAAATGGCAGAAGCTTATTGCAATAAAGTAAAACCATATTTTGAAGATATTCGTAATCATTGCGATAAATTAGAATTATTGGTTGATGATGAAAGCTGGACATTAACTAAATATAGAGAACTGTTGTTTACTAAATAA